One stretch of Gopherus flavomarginatus isolate rGopFla2 chromosome 2, rGopFla2.mat.asm, whole genome shotgun sequence DNA includes these proteins:
- the BLOC1S5 gene encoding biogenesis of lysosome-related organelles complex 1 subunit 5 isoform X2: MSSGPGTPGKAAGSPLPAGRKRDSVGLPAHPIIKDIGEIHSRLLDHRPVIQGEIRYFIKEFEEKRGLREVRVLENLNTMIYETNDQTLPKLQAANHRILTLQQREQEERKLQTDTLMAGEKQRLAHWEVFMKDQHNKRAEVDEEHRKAMERLKEQYAEMEKDLAKYSSF; the protein is encoded by the exons ATGAGCAGCGGCCCCGGCACCCCGGGGAAAGCTGCGGGATCCCCGCTCCCCGCCGGCAGGAAACGGGACTCGGTGGGGCTGCCGGCCCACCCCATTATCAAGG ACATTGGAGAAATTCATTCCCGACTGCTGGATCACAGGCCAGTTATTCAAGGAGAAATACGTTACTTTATTAAAGAATTTGAA GAAAAACGTGGCCTCCGAGAAGTGAGAGTTCTTGAAAACCTAAACACCATGATCTATGAGACAAATGACCAAACTCTCCCTAAAT TGCAAGCAGCCAACCATAGGATCCTCACactccagcagagggagcaggaagaaagaaag CTTCAGACTGACACACTAATGGCTGGTGAAAAGCAGCGTCTAGCCCATTGGGAAGTGTTCATGAAAGACCAACACAACAAACGAGCAGAAGTGGATGAAGAGCACAGAAAAGCTATGGAGCGCCTTAAAGAACAATATGCTGAGATGGAGAAGGACCTGGCTAAATATTCTTCTTTTTAA
- the BLOC1S5 gene encoding biogenesis of lysosome-related organelles complex 1 subunit 5 isoform X1, whose protein sequence is MSSGPGTPGKAAGSPLPAGRKRDSVGLPAHPIIKDIGEIHSRLLDHRPVIQGEIRYFIKEFEEKRGLREVRVLENLNTMIYETNDQTLPKCEQVMHGDLNEVLKRLQAANHRILTLQQREQEERKLQTDTLMAGEKQRLAHWEVFMKDQHNKRAEVDEEHRKAMERLKEQYAEMEKDLAKYSSF, encoded by the exons ATGAGCAGCGGCCCCGGCACCCCGGGGAAAGCTGCGGGATCCCCGCTCCCCGCCGGCAGGAAACGGGACTCGGTGGGGCTGCCGGCCCACCCCATTATCAAGG ACATTGGAGAAATTCATTCCCGACTGCTGGATCACAGGCCAGTTATTCAAGGAGAAATACGTTACTTTATTAAAGAATTTGAA GAAAAACGTGGCCTCCGAGAAGTGAGAGTTCTTGAAAACCTAAACACCATGATCTATGAGACAAATGACCAAACTCTCCCTAAATGTGAGCAGGTGATGCATGGCGATCTGAATGAAGTGTTGAAGAGat TGCAAGCAGCCAACCATAGGATCCTCACactccagcagagggagcaggaagaaagaaag CTTCAGACTGACACACTAATGGCTGGTGAAAAGCAGCGTCTAGCCCATTGGGAAGTGTTCATGAAAGACCAACACAACAAACGAGCAGAAGTGGATGAAGAGCACAGAAAAGCTATGGAGCGCCTTAAAGAACAATATGCTGAGATGGAGAAGGACCTGGCTAAATATTCTTCTTTTTAA